The Pseudomonas cucumis sequence ACGTGGTCAAGCCATTCCAGTTCGAAGAGCTCGACGCGCGCCTGAATGCCTTGCTGCGCCGCTCCAGCGGTTTCACCCAGTCGACCATCGTCGCCGGTCCCTTGCTGCTGGACCTCAACCGCAAACAGGCGTCCCTCGATGAACAACCGCTGGCGTTGACCGCGTACGAGTACCGGATCCTCGAGTACCTGATGCGCCATCACCAGCAAGTGGTGGCCAAGGACCGCTTGATGGAGCAGCTCTACCCGGATGACGACGAGCGCGATCCGAATGTGATCGAAGTGCTGGTCGGCCGCTTGCGCCGCAAACTCGAAGGCCCGGCCGGCTTCAAACCGATCGATACCGTGCGTGGCCTCGGCTACCTGTTTAATGAGCGCTGCACTTGATTCGTTCCCTTCGTGTCCGATTGATGCTCGCCGCCACGCTCCTGGCGGTGTTGTTCATGCTGGCGTTGCTGCCGGCGATGCAGGGCGCGTTCAGCCTGGCGTTGCAGGATTCCATCGAGCAGCGCCTGGCGTCGGACGTCACCACGCTGATCTCCGCTGCCCGGGTGGATAACAACCGCTTGCAGATGCCGACGCAGTTGCCCGATGAGCGCTTCAACCTCACCGACAGTCGATTGCTCGGCTACATCTACGACCGCGAAGGACATCTGGTGTGGCGCTCGAAAGCCACCCGCGAAGAAAAGATCAACTACAAGCCGCGTTACGACGGACGCGGCAACGAGTTCGCGCGCATCCGCGAGGCCGATGGTCAGGAGTTCTTCGTCTATGACGTCGAAGTCAAACTGCTCGGCGGCAAAAGCGCGGCGTTCAGCATCGTCGCTCTGCAACCGGTGCGCGAATACGAAATCACCCTCGAAGGCCTGCGGGAAAACCTCTATCTGGGCTTCGGTGCAGCCTTGCTGGTGTTGCTTGCCTTGCTGTGGATCGGCCTGACCTGGGGCTTGCAGGCATTGCGCCGGCTGAGCCAGGAGCTGGACCAGATCGAAAGCGGCACCCGGGAAAGCCTCAGCGAACAACACCCGCGTGAATTACTGCGCCTGACCGGCTCACTCAACCGTTTGCTGCACAGCGAGCGTGAACAGCGCAGCCGTTATCGCGACTCCCTCGACGATTTGGCCCACAGCTTGAAAACTCCGCTGACGGTGTTGCAAGGGGTCAGCGAAGACATGGCGCAAAAGCCGCAAGAGCGCGAGCAAGCCTGGGTGCTACAAACCCAGATCGAACGCATGAGCCAGCAGATCGGCTATCAGTTGCAACGCGCCAGCCTGCGCAAAAGCGGCCTGGTGCGCCACCAGGTGCGCCTGCGCCCGGTGTTGCAAAGCCTCTGCGACACGCTGGACAAGGTCTACCGCGACAAACGCGTGCGGGTCGCTTTCGATCTGCCGGATCAATGTTACGTGCCAATCGAGCAAGGCGCCTTGCTGGAAATGATGGGCAACCTGCTGGAAAACGCCTATCGCCTGTGCCTCGGCGAAGTGCGTATCAGCGTGCGCGAAACCCTCAGTGGCATTGAGCTCTGTGTCGAAGACGACGGCCCCGGCGTGCCACCGGATCAGCGTGCGCGGATTCTGCAGCGGGGCGAGCGGCTCGATCGCCAGCATCCGGGGCAGGGGATCGGGTTGGCGGTGGTCAAGGACATCATCGAAAGCTACAGCGCCAAGCTGACGCTGGGGGATTCACCCATGGGCGGGGCGGCGTTCCGGATTCATTTTCCGGTGGTTTAATCCCTGTCACCGATCGTTCCCACGCTCTGCGTGGGAATGCCTCAAGGGACGCTCCGCGTCCCAGTTCTGGAAAGGGACGCGGAGCGTCCCGGGCTGCATTCCCACGCGGAGCGTGGGAACGATCATCCAACTGTGGGAGCGGGCTTGCCCGCGATGAGGCCGATACAGCCACCACAATGCTCAATGTCATACCGCTAAACAAACACTGTTTAAACGACACTTCCAGATACTCTCCCAGGCTACACATCCTTGCGCCACTGCCTACGACTACGCCAGAATCCGCCGGCTAGTGTGCCTTGAGGCCGGCCTATATCGTTTCCGGGTCGCTGACCAATCAGCGATCGGGTTTAGCAGCCCGGGTCATCTCTAGACGTATAACGTTAACCGTTCATGTTATGGCGGCTTTGCGTGGGGCACTTCGGTGCGCCGGGTTCTAGAGTCCTGGTCTGCTAACCCGCGTACAGCCGCCACCTCTTTTTCGTTTAGCAGCGATATGTGGCGGCTCCATAACTCTAGGAGCTTCATATGTTCAAACCAACACCCAACCCACCGGAAACCGATCCAACATCCCCCTACGAATCCCTCGATTCGAAAAAACTCAACGAAGCCGCCGACCGCGCCCTCGATCACTACCTCAAACCGGTCATTCCCCAAGACACCAAGCGCAAACCCAGCACCATTTACCATGTCGGCGCCGAGGTCGATAACGAAACCCTGCTGGTCAACGCCTGCGAAACCCTGGCCTCAGCGAGCATGATGCTCAGTGAGTTCGCCGGACTGATGGACATGCCACATCGCAACATGATGCTGGGGATTCAATCGGTGGTCATGCTTGGTGAATTGGCGGTGAACCGGGTGCTGGATAACCTCGATCCTCGAGGCTAGCGAAGAACCTGTAACCGATCGTTCCCACGCTCTGCGTGGGAATGCCTCAACGGACGCTCCGCGTTCGGCTCTAAATGGGACGCGGAGCGTCCCGGGCTGCATTCCCACGCAGAGCGTGGGAACGATCAGCTC is a genomic window containing:
- a CDS encoding response regulator gives rise to the protein MKLLVVEDEALLRHHLQTRLTDSGHVVESVANAEEALYQAGQFNHDLAVIDLGLPGMGGLDLIRQLRSRGKTFPILILTARGNWQDKVEGLAAGADDYVVKPFQFEELDARLNALLRRSSGFTQSTIVAGPLLLDLNRKQASLDEQPLALTAYEYRILEYLMRHHQQVVAKDRLMEQLYPDDDERDPNVIEVLVGRLRRKLEGPAGFKPIDTVRGLGYLFNERCT
- a CDS encoding ATP-binding protein; protein product: MIRSLRVRLMLAATLLAVLFMLALLPAMQGAFSLALQDSIEQRLASDVTTLISAARVDNNRLQMPTQLPDERFNLTDSRLLGYIYDREGHLVWRSKATREEKINYKPRYDGRGNEFARIREADGQEFFVYDVEVKLLGGKSAAFSIVALQPVREYEITLEGLRENLYLGFGAALLVLLALLWIGLTWGLQALRRLSQELDQIESGTRESLSEQHPRELLRLTGSLNRLLHSEREQRSRYRDSLDDLAHSLKTPLTVLQGVSEDMAQKPQEREQAWVLQTQIERMSQQIGYQLQRASLRKSGLVRHQVRLRPVLQSLCDTLDKVYRDKRVRVAFDLPDQCYVPIEQGALLEMMGNLLENAYRLCLGEVRISVRETLSGIELCVEDDGPGVPPDQRARILQRGERLDRQHPGQGIGLAVVKDIIESYSAKLTLGDSPMGGAAFRIHFPVV
- a CDS encoding DUF6124 family protein, translated to MFKPTPNPPETDPTSPYESLDSKKLNEAADRALDHYLKPVIPQDTKRKPSTIYHVGAEVDNETLLVNACETLASASMMLSEFAGLMDMPHRNMMLGIQSVVMLGELAVNRVLDNLDPRG